The following coding sequences are from one Granulicella sp. L56 window:
- a CDS encoding DinB family protein encodes MELNPYEKFLVGQEPIPVLTSTADHLAALTAPLSGAQIDRAPAPGRWSIREIAAHLADCELVFSFRLRQTLSQKHALIRPFDQEAWATRYAAYDFDSALALFKSARNWNLRLLTTVSEEDRHRPTTHPERGTMTFWTLVETMAGHDINHLQQIERLGAI; translated from the coding sequence ATGGAACTCAACCCCTACGAGAAATTCCTGGTCGGTCAGGAACCAATTCCCGTCCTTACGTCCACCGCCGATCACCTCGCCGCGCTCACCGCTCCACTCTCCGGCGCGCAGATCGACCGCGCTCCGGCTCCGGGTAGATGGAGCATCCGCGAGATCGCCGCCCACCTCGCCGACTGCGAACTCGTCTTCAGCTTTCGCCTGCGCCAGACCCTCAGCCAGAAACACGCGCTCATCCGCCCCTTCGATCAGGAGGCATGGGCCACGCGCTACGCCGCCTACGATTTCGACTCCGCGCTGGCCCTCTTCAAGTCCGCCCGCAACTGGAACCTCCGGCTACTCACCACCGTCTCCGAAGAAGACCGTCACCGCCCCACGACCCACCCCGAACGCGGCACCATGACCTTCTGGACGCTGGTCGAAACCATGGCTGGCCACGACATCAACCACCTGCAGCAGATCGAACGGCTCGGTGCAATCTAA
- a CDS encoding UbiA family prenyltransferase, with the protein MSLSISAPGTASLPALCVDLDGTLVKSDTLVDSTLALARQHPAALLQLPRWLAQGKAALKRHITSNVELDVAHLPYNRELLQYLEQQKAAGRSIYLATAADSALAHRIADHLNLFTGVLASDGETNLAGSNKLAAFRKSFGDDFTYIGNARPDLTLLQNCKEPMVANPTAGLRSALRANKIVPVRSFDERVTPLRAWPKAIRIHQWAKNTLIFLPLLLAHAWDKALFAAAFIAFLSFGLCASATYIVNDLLDLEADRQHPRKRRRPFASGDLSAISGVFVIALFLAASVCLALLLPYVVNLITPSLALIRPYHFLEWLGIYAVTTLAYSLRLKRAVMVDVIVLSGLYTIRILAGSAATGVAVSTWLASFSIFFFLSLAFVKRYAELENLRERGGVTAGGRGYHVSDIEQLRSFGSASGYVSVAVLTLYISNLNAVELYHHTNRLWLLVPVLLLWISLLWLRASRGELDEDPVVYAITDRRSLLLGLAVVVVVLLAL; encoded by the coding sequence ATGTCTTTGTCTATCTCCGCTCCCGGCACCGCGTCGCTCCCCGCGCTCTGCGTCGATCTTGACGGTACCCTGGTCAAATCGGACACCCTCGTTGACTCGACCCTCGCCCTCGCGCGCCAACATCCTGCCGCACTTCTCCAGCTTCCGCGCTGGCTGGCACAGGGCAAAGCCGCTTTGAAGCGCCATATCACCAGCAATGTAGAGCTGGATGTCGCTCATCTGCCCTACAATCGTGAGCTTCTGCAATATCTGGAGCAGCAAAAGGCCGCCGGACGCTCCATCTATCTCGCCACCGCAGCCGACTCTGCGCTGGCCCACCGCATCGCCGACCACCTCAATCTCTTTACAGGTGTGCTCGCCTCCGACGGCGAGACCAATCTCGCAGGCTCCAACAAGCTAGCCGCGTTCCGGAAGAGCTTTGGCGACGACTTCACTTACATCGGCAACGCTCGTCCCGACCTCACTCTTCTCCAGAATTGCAAAGAGCCAATGGTCGCCAATCCCACGGCAGGCCTGCGCTCGGCACTCCGCGCCAACAAAATTGTTCCCGTCCGCTCCTTCGACGAGCGCGTCACTCCGCTCCGTGCGTGGCCTAAAGCCATCCGCATCCATCAATGGGCAAAGAACACCCTGATCTTTCTGCCGCTTCTGCTCGCCCACGCCTGGGACAAAGCTCTCTTCGCCGCCGCTTTTATCGCCTTTCTCAGCTTTGGCCTCTGCGCGTCTGCTACCTACATTGTCAACGATCTATTGGATTTAGAGGCCGATCGCCAGCATCCCCGCAAACGCCGCCGTCCATTCGCCTCGGGAGACCTGTCGGCGATCAGCGGCGTCTTCGTCATCGCGCTCTTCCTAGCCGCGTCCGTCTGCCTCGCCCTCCTTTTGCCCTACGTGGTGAATCTCATCACGCCTTCGCTCGCGCTCATTCGTCCATACCACTTCCTTGAATGGCTCGGAATCTACGCGGTGACCACGCTGGCCTACTCGCTTCGTCTCAAGCGGGCGGTCATGGTCGATGTCATTGTTCTTTCAGGGCTTTACACGATTCGTATTCTGGCCGGTTCAGCGGCCACAGGAGTAGCGGTCTCGACCTGGCTCGCCAGCTTCAGCATCTTCTTCTTCCTGTCGCTGGCCTTCGTCAAGCGCTATGCCGAGCTCGAAAATCTGCGCGAGCGCGGCGGTGTGACCGCTGGGGGACGTGGCTACCATGTCTCTGATATTGAACAGCTTCGCAGCTTCGGCTCGGCCAGCGGCTACGTCTCGGTTGCTGTTCTCACCCTCTATATCTCTAACCTCAACGCGGTAGAGCTGTATCACCACACCAACCGGCTTTGGCTGCTGGTGCCAGTACTCCTGCTCTGGATAAGTCTTCTCTGGCTGCGTGCCTCGCGCGGCGAACTCGACGAAGATCCTGTCGTCTACGCCATTACCGACCGGCGCAGCCTGCTCCTCGGGCTAGCCGTGGTAGTTGTGGTACTTCTGGCACTGTAA
- the hscA gene encoding Fe-S protein assembly chaperone HscA, translating to MAEQRVVGIDLGTTNSLVAFMEGDTPVVIPGEDGERLVPSVVAWTDEGVAVGNAARGTLLSDSASAVYSAKRLMGRDLADVQEELKLFPFKLAEGLQPGEVLRLNVGGLTMTPPEISAYVLMQLKKNAERFFGGPVTKAVITVPAYFNDAQRQATKDAGRIAGLEVLRLVNEPTAAALAYGLNKNKDGLIAVYDFGGGTFDISILKLHEGIFEVIATGGDTHLGGDDIDNLLIAIALDDIAGDLGEDVRGNGEAVQEIRKAVIEAKILLSVTETAMLNVLLPSGKRYLREITRAQFEELSASVIARTAGPCKQALKDAGLSVEQIDEVVLVGGSTRIPAVRRLVDELFGLGARGKKPHTELNPDEVVALGAAVQAQILAGGSAATEDLLLLDVTPLSLGIEALGGVVAKIIQRNSTIPASATEHFTTGVDGQTNVAIHVVQGERELAKDCRSLARFDLKGIPPMVAGLPRIEVKFLIDANGILHVSAREQRSGKEAEVEVKPTYGLTDEQVESMILASFDFAEQDIQERQVIEAKNEAETILTAVEKGKVHEAWQQLTSDEIAKIEQGVNELKASIQGGDYKLIRRSIEGLDKATRRFAELMMDTAVSGAMKGKTMGAAGESMGEGPTAPHPFAKAQVLDSRSEAEAETRKIEDSINDEATAGESTED from the coding sequence ATGGCTGAGCAACGCGTTGTAGGGATTGATCTGGGGACGACGAATTCGCTGGTGGCGTTTATGGAGGGGGATACGCCGGTCGTCATTCCGGGCGAGGACGGCGAACGGCTGGTGCCGTCGGTCGTGGCATGGACCGACGAGGGGGTCGCTGTGGGGAATGCCGCACGCGGGACCCTGCTGTCGGATTCGGCAAGTGCTGTCTACTCGGCCAAGCGGCTGATGGGGCGCGACCTTGCCGATGTGCAGGAAGAGTTGAAGCTGTTCCCCTTCAAGCTGGCCGAAGGATTGCAACCCGGTGAGGTGCTGCGGCTGAATGTGGGCGGCCTGACGATGACGCCGCCGGAGATTTCGGCCTACGTCCTGATGCAGTTGAAGAAGAATGCAGAGCGGTTTTTTGGCGGCCCAGTGACGAAGGCAGTGATTACGGTTCCTGCCTACTTCAATGACGCCCAGCGGCAGGCTACGAAGGACGCAGGACGGATTGCCGGGCTGGAGGTTTTGCGGCTGGTGAATGAGCCGACGGCCGCGGCCCTGGCTTATGGCCTGAACAAGAATAAAGATGGCCTGATCGCTGTTTATGACTTTGGCGGCGGCACCTTCGATATCTCGATCCTGAAGCTGCATGAGGGGATCTTCGAGGTGATTGCTACGGGTGGAGATACTCACCTTGGCGGCGACGATATCGACAATCTGCTGATTGCGATTGCGCTGGACGATATTGCCGGTGATCTGGGCGAGGATGTGCGCGGCAATGGCGAGGCCGTGCAGGAGATTCGCAAGGCGGTGATTGAGGCAAAGATCCTGCTGTCGGTGACTGAGACCGCGATGCTGAATGTGTTGTTGCCCAGCGGGAAGCGATATTTGCGGGAGATTACGCGCGCGCAGTTTGAGGAGCTTTCAGCCAGTGTGATTGCGCGAACGGCTGGCCCATGCAAACAGGCTTTGAAGGACGCAGGTTTGTCGGTGGAACAGATCGACGAGGTCGTGCTGGTGGGCGGGTCGACGCGTATTCCTGCGGTGCGGCGGCTGGTGGATGAGCTGTTCGGGCTGGGGGCGCGTGGGAAAAAGCCGCATACGGAGTTGAATCCGGATGAGGTCGTGGCTCTGGGTGCGGCGGTGCAGGCGCAGATTCTGGCTGGTGGTTCGGCAGCCACAGAAGATCTGCTGCTGCTCGATGTGACTCCGCTTTCGCTGGGAATTGAGGCACTGGGTGGCGTGGTCGCGAAGATCATTCAACGCAACTCGACCATTCCAGCAAGCGCGACCGAACACTTTACGACAGGTGTCGATGGGCAGACGAATGTGGCGATCCATGTCGTGCAGGGAGAGCGAGAGCTGGCGAAGGATTGCCGGTCACTGGCCCGATTCGATCTGAAGGGGATTCCGCCGATGGTGGCGGGGCTGCCGCGCATCGAGGTGAAGTTTCTCATCGACGCGAATGGCATTCTGCATGTAAGCGCGCGCGAGCAGCGCAGCGGCAAAGAGGCCGAGGTTGAGGTGAAGCCGACCTATGGGCTTACCGATGAGCAGGTGGAATCGATGATTCTGGCTTCGTTCGACTTTGCCGAGCAGGATATTCAGGAACGACAGGTCATCGAGGCAAAGAACGAGGCCGAGACTATTCTGACGGCGGTAGAAAAGGGCAAAGTTCACGAGGCCTGGCAGCAGTTGACCTCCGACGAGATTGCGAAGATCGAACAGGGCGTCAATGAGCTGAAGGCCTCGATACAGGGTGGAGATTACAAGCTCATCCGGCGGTCGATTGAAGGGCTGGATAAGGCGACGCGACGGTTCGCGGAGCTGATGATGGACACTGCCGTCTCCGGCGCCATGAAGGGAAAGACGATGGGAGCGGCGGGCGAGAGCATGGGCGAGGGGCCGACGGCACCGCATCCCTTTGCCAAGGCGCAGGTGCTGGATTCGCGGTCTGAAGCCGAGGCTGAGACCAGAAAAATTGAAGATTCTATCAACGATGAGGCTACGGCCGGAGAGTCAACGGAAGATTGA
- a CDS encoding VOC family protein, which produces MSDQVKSGSSTLIPCLRYRDAVAAIDWLGSAFGFQKNAVYLGQNNTVAHAQLTFGGGMIMLGSVDNGSEYGKNIVQPEEISLRETQHPYLVVPDADALYATAKASGATIVVDIADMDYGGRAFTCRDLEGHLWSIGTYDPWQPEPQA; this is translated from the coding sequence ATGAGCGATCAAGTTAAGAGCGGCTCTTCCACACTCATCCCCTGTCTCCGCTATCGCGATGCCGTCGCCGCCATCGACTGGCTGGGCAGCGCCTTCGGGTTTCAGAAAAATGCTGTGTACCTGGGGCAAAACAATACGGTCGCCCATGCCCAACTCACCTTTGGCGGCGGAATGATCATGCTCGGCTCGGTGGATAACGGCAGCGAATACGGTAAAAATATCGTTCAACCCGAAGAGATTAGTCTTCGCGAGACACAGCACCCCTATCTTGTCGTCCCTGACGCGGATGCTCTTTATGCGACGGCAAAAGCTTCCGGTGCAACCATCGTCGTCGATATTGCGGACATGGATTATGGTGGCCGCGCCTTCACCTGCCGCGATCTCGAAGGCCATCTCTGGAGCATCGGGACCTATGATCCCTGGCAACCCGAGCCCCAGGCTTAA
- a CDS encoding 2Fe-2S iron-sulfur cluster-binding protein, which translates to MSKNNKNEVVDLSKPAGEGMVRVTFEPEGRTVEFPFDSLPYEGHGQPMSFLDVAENYDIFLDHACGGVCACTTCHLWVKEGMQGVSEPEDLELDRMETAADIQLNSRLGCQAVIEKPGTYVVEIPKWNRNYVQEGKPRHGPGSE; encoded by the coding sequence ATGTCTAAAAACAATAAAAATGAAGTTGTCGATTTGTCGAAGCCTGCAGGCGAAGGAATGGTCCGGGTCACGTTTGAGCCCGAGGGACGGACGGTGGAGTTTCCGTTCGACTCGCTGCCGTATGAAGGACACGGGCAGCCGATGTCGTTTCTCGATGTCGCGGAGAATTATGACATCTTTCTCGATCACGCCTGCGGCGGAGTCTGTGCTTGTACGACCTGCCATCTTTGGGTGAAAGAAGGGATGCAGGGGGTAAGCGAGCCGGAAGATTTAGAGCTGGATCGTATGGAGACGGCTGCCGATATCCAGTTGAATTCTCGGCTTGGCTGCCAGGCAGTGATCGAGAAGCCGGGGACTTATGTGGTCGAGATTCCAAAGTGGAACCGGAATTATGTGCAGGAAGGCAAGCCCCGGCATGGGCCCGGAAGCGAGTAG